The Shewanella sp. MTB7 genome includes a window with the following:
- the serB gene encoding phosphoserine phosphatase SerB: MESLNQVPLFSWLKEDKTARLHPQTLAISRHLESDAPKGMVKYRCVYVNTAAETELASFIQAFAQPVSLAHIVRQNGLHCVEFCLNTPLDITQLTLLSAIESLEVFAISETQAVLNRPGLLVMDMDSTAIEIECIDELATMAGVGEAVAEVTERAMQGELDFEESLRARVAQLTGADEAIIQTLCDKLPLMPGLTEMVKELQSYGWRLVVASGGFTPFVGHLKQLLEFDAAYANELVIENGQLTGQVTGQVVDAQFKADTVERCAEIWNIAPGQKLAIGDGANDIPMIEIADFGIAYHAKPKLEAAADVAIKKLDLKVLPYLLQLV; the protein is encoded by the coding sequence ATGGAAAGTCTTAACCAAGTTCCACTTTTTTCATGGTTGAAAGAGGATAAAACCGCTCGTTTACATCCCCAAACGCTGGCTATATCTCGACACCTTGAGTCAGATGCACCTAAAGGTATGGTTAAGTACAGATGTGTTTATGTTAATACGGCGGCTGAAACTGAATTAGCCTCGTTTATTCAAGCATTTGCTCAACCTGTGAGTTTGGCTCATATCGTTAGACAAAATGGATTACATTGTGTTGAGTTTTGTTTGAATACCCCGCTCGATATCACTCAACTCACACTGCTTTCCGCTATTGAATCGCTTGAGGTATTTGCTATCAGCGAGACTCAAGCAGTGCTTAATCGTCCAGGCTTATTAGTGATGGACATGGATTCAACCGCAATTGAGATTGAGTGTATCGATGAGCTGGCCACTATGGCGGGTGTCGGTGAAGCCGTTGCTGAGGTCACCGAGCGCGCCATGCAGGGTGAGTTAGATTTTGAGGAAAGCCTAAGAGCGAGAGTCGCTCAATTAACAGGGGCCGATGAGGCGATTATTCAGACCTTGTGTGACAAACTGCCGCTAATGCCCGGCTTAACTGAGATGGTCAAGGAGTTGCAATCATATGGTTGGCGACTCGTGGTCGCATCGGGTGGTTTTACCCCTTTTGTGGGTCATCTTAAACAACTTTTAGAGTTTGATGCCGCTTATGCCAATGAGCTTGTCATTGAAAATGGTCAGCTTACCGGTCAAGTTACCGGTCAAGTTGTCGATGCCCAGTTTAAAGCCGACACGGTTGAACGCTGTGCTGAGATCTGGAACATAGCGCCAGGTCAGAAATTGGCTATCGGTGATGGTGCTAACGATATTCCTATGATTGAAATTGCTGACTTTGGTATCGCTTACCATGCAAAACCTAAACTTGAAGCGGCGGCAGATGTGGCAATTAAAAAGCTGGATTTGAAAGTACTGCCTTATCTACTGCAATTGGTTTAA
- a CDS encoding AhpA/YtjB family protein, whose amino-acid sequence MSRFLQIVIALALAVGLFQLWETSLLQGQQLLKSQTEKMARLLVQQTAYGAAPALLLQNDEQLQWLATALVLDPKVMSANIFSEDGQRLSFAQSVTDEELEPESKELDALLAPYPPYVEAVSQDGNNLGFIEVRLEPRLFFNEIKEAHQINMQQQQVMLIIAGLIGMLLSRALSFKRADFDRRKTRFKLRKKPLKLKKEALPEEITSSE is encoded by the coding sequence GTGAGCAGATTTCTGCAAATCGTAATTGCACTGGCATTGGCAGTGGGTCTCTTTCAGCTATGGGAAACTAGCCTACTACAAGGACAGCAGCTTCTAAAGTCCCAAACTGAAAAGATGGCCAGATTGTTAGTTCAACAAACCGCTTATGGCGCTGCGCCGGCTTTACTGCTGCAAAATGACGAACAGCTACAGTGGTTAGCCACAGCCTTAGTATTAGATCCCAAAGTCATGTCAGCCAACATTTTTAGCGAAGATGGCCAGCGACTCTCTTTTGCTCAAAGTGTCACCGACGAGGAGTTAGAGCCGGAGTCCAAGGAACTAGATGCCCTACTAGCCCCCTATCCTCCCTATGTTGAAGCAGTATCTCAAGATGGCAACAATCTAGGTTTTATCGAAGTCAGGTTAGAACCTCGCCTGTTTTTTAATGAGATAAAAGAGGCTCACCAAATAAACATGCAGCAACAACAAGTGATGCTAATCATCGCTGGGTTAATCGGTATGTTGTTGTCGCGAGCACTGTCGTTTAAACGAGCCGACTTCGACCGCAGAAAGACGCGGTTTAAACTGAGGAAAAAACCGCTAAAGCTTAAGAAAGAGGCGTTGCCGGAAGAGATAACGAGTAGCGAGTAG
- the deoD gene encoding purine-nucleoside phosphorylase, protein MATPHINAVDGAFAETVLFPGDPLRAKYIAETFLENVEQVTDVRNMFGYTGTYKGTRISVMGSGMGIPSASIYATELIKDYGVKNLIRVGTCGAVSTDVKVRDVIIGMGACTDSQVNRLRFKGQDFAAIADYGLLSAVVKAAEAKGTKFRVGNVFSADLFYTPDPSMFDVMEKMNILGVEMEAAGLYGVAAEFGAKALCVCTVSDHIRTGEKTSSDERQTTFNEMIEMTLEAAITL, encoded by the coding sequence ATGGCTACACCACATATTAATGCAGTAGACGGTGCTTTTGCTGAAACAGTACTTTTCCCAGGCGATCCACTACGTGCTAAGTACATTGCTGAAACTTTCCTAGAGAACGTTGAGCAAGTGACTGATGTACGTAACATGTTTGGTTACACTGGTACTTATAAAGGGACTCGCATCTCTGTTATGGGTTCAGGTATGGGCATACCTTCAGCTTCGATCTATGCAACTGAGTTGATTAAAGACTACGGCGTGAAGAACCTTATCCGTGTTGGTACTTGTGGTGCTGTAAGCACTGATGTAAAAGTACGTGACGTTATCATTGGAATGGGTGCTTGTACTGACTCTCAAGTTAACCGTTTACGCTTCAAGGGCCAAGACTTTGCCGCGATTGCTGATTACGGCTTACTTAGCGCTGTTGTAAAAGCGGCTGAAGCTAAAGGGACTAAGTTCCGCGTTGGTAATGTTTTCTCAGCTGACTTGTTCTACACGCCAGATCCATCTATGTTCGACGTAATGGAAAAGATGAATATCTTAGGTGTCGAGATGGAAGCTGCTGGCCTTTATGGTGTTGCTGCTGAGTTTGGCGCTAAAGCGCTGTGTGTTTGTACTGTATCTGATCATATTCGTACTGGTGAAAAGACCTCTTCTGATGAGCGTCAAACTACATTTAACGAAATGATTGAGATGACACTAGAAGCGGCTATCACGCTTTAA
- a CDS encoding phosphopentomutase — MKRTIIMMLDSFGVGAATDAESFGDVGSDTFGSIAKACAEGRADVGREGPLKLPNLAKLGLALAAKESTGAFAEGFSDDVEVIGAYGHADELSTGKDTPSGHWEMAGVPVLYEWGYFSDLTNSFPKELTDKILARAGLDGYLGNCHASGTAILEELGEEHMRTGQPIFYTSADSVFQIACHEESFGLENLYNLCIIAREELEPYNIGRVIARAFVGTDPSDFARTGNRRDYAVEPPAKTVLDKMKEAGGEVVSVGKISDIYAHCGITKKVKATGLKALFDATLEQVKLAGDKTIIFTNFVDFDSHYGHRRDIPGYAKALEYFDSRLPEIFELLSEDDLLILTADHGCDPSWKGSDHTRERVPVLAYGAGLAAGSLGRRNSFADIGQSIASYFELEPMEYGESFIK, encoded by the coding sequence ATGAAAAGAACAATCATAATGATGTTGGACTCATTTGGCGTAGGAGCAGCGACAGACGCTGAATCTTTCGGCGATGTTGGTTCTGACACTTTCGGTAGCATAGCTAAGGCTTGCGCAGAGGGAAGAGCTGATGTCGGCCGTGAGGGCCCACTTAAACTACCCAATCTAGCCAAATTAGGTTTAGCCCTAGCTGCGAAAGAGAGTACAGGAGCCTTTGCTGAAGGCTTTAGTGACGATGTTGAAGTGATTGGCGCTTATGGTCATGCAGACGAGCTCAGCACAGGTAAAGATACGCCAAGTGGTCACTGGGAGATGGCAGGTGTGCCAGTGCTTTATGAATGGGGCTACTTCAGTGACTTAACTAACTCTTTTCCTAAAGAGTTAACGGATAAGATTCTAGCTAGAGCCGGTCTTGATGGTTATTTAGGTAACTGTCATGCATCTGGAACGGCAATTCTGGAAGAGCTAGGCGAAGAGCATATGCGCACGGGGCAACCGATTTTCTATACTTCTGCGGACTCCGTTTTCCAGATTGCGTGTCATGAAGAGAGTTTTGGCTTAGAGAACCTTTACAACTTATGTATCATCGCCCGTGAAGAGCTAGAGCCTTATAATATAGGTCGCGTAATAGCACGTGCTTTTGTCGGTACTGATCCCAGTGATTTTGCTCGTACTGGTAATCGTCGTGATTATGCGGTTGAACCACCAGCAAAAACCGTACTCGATAAGATGAAAGAGGCCGGTGGTGAAGTGGTCAGCGTGGGTAAAATTTCCGATATTTATGCCCATTGTGGTATTACTAAAAAAGTGAAAGCAACCGGTTTGAAGGCGCTATTTGATGCGACGCTTGAGCAGGTTAAGTTGGCGGGAGATAAGACGATTATCTTCACTAACTTTGTCGACTTCGACTCCCATTACGGTCATCGCCGTGATATTCCTGGTTATGCGAAAGCGCTTGAGTACTTTGATTCTCGTTTACCTGAGATTTTTGAGTTGTTGAGTGAAGACGATCTATTAATACTAACAGCGGATCATGGTTGTGACCCAAGTTGGAAAGGCAGTGATCATACCCGTGAGCGGGTGCCTGTATTAGCGTACGGTGCAGGATTGGCAGCAGGCTCTCTTGGCCGCCGTAATAGTTTTGCCGATATTGGTCAATCCATTGCAAGCTATTTTGAGCTTGAGCCAATGGAATACGGTGAATCGTTCATCAAGTAA
- the deoA gene encoding thymidine phosphorylase: MFLAQEIIRKKRNAEALSKQEIQFFVKGITDNTVSEGQIAAFGMAVYFNDMNMDERIALTTSMRDSGTVLNWQSLGLNGPIIDKHSTGGVGDVISLMLGPMAAACGGYVPMISGRGLGHTGGTLDKFDAIPGYQTEPDSALFRKVVKEVGVAIIGQTGDLVPADKRFYSIRDNTATVESISLITASILSKKLAAGLDALAMDVKVGSGAFMPTYAASEELARSITAVANGAGTKTTALLTDMNQVLASCAGNAVEVKEAIDFLTGKYRNPRLYEVTMGLCAEMLLLGGLAANETEAREKLNRVLDNGKAAEIFGRMISGLGGPADFVENPGLYLPESKIIRPVYAEQTGFATSMDTRELGLAVVTLGGGRRKPGDALDYSVGLTQVCALGDEISQDKPIAMIHAQTETAFAEAESAVRKAIHIGDTRPEKTPEIYRYIRSEDL, translated from the coding sequence ATGTTTCTAGCACAAGAGATAATTCGTAAAAAACGCAATGCTGAAGCTTTATCGAAACAGGAGATCCAGTTCTTCGTTAAAGGCATCACTGACAATACCGTTTCAGAAGGTCAAATTGCAGCGTTCGGCATGGCGGTTTACTTCAACGATATGAATATGGATGAGCGCATCGCGTTGACAACATCCATGCGAGACTCTGGCACAGTACTTAACTGGCAGAGTCTGGGTTTAAACGGTCCTATCATCGACAAGCATAGCACTGGCGGCGTGGGTGATGTAATTAGCTTAATGCTTGGCCCTATGGCTGCCGCATGTGGTGGTTATGTGCCTATGATCTCTGGTCGTGGTCTGGGCCATACTGGTGGCACACTCGATAAATTTGATGCTATTCCTGGTTATCAAACCGAGCCTGACAGCGCACTTTTCAGAAAGGTCGTTAAAGAGGTCGGTGTCGCCATTATTGGTCAGACAGGCGATCTTGTTCCTGCCGACAAGCGTTTCTACTCTATCCGTGATAATACCGCGACGGTTGAGTCAATCTCCCTTATTACGGCTTCTATCCTTTCTAAAAAACTTGCAGCAGGTCTTGATGCATTAGCGATGGATGTCAAAGTGGGCAGTGGCGCATTTATGCCCACTTACGCAGCATCTGAAGAGTTAGCGCGCAGCATCACTGCGGTAGCGAATGGCGCAGGGACTAAGACCACCGCATTGCTTACTGATATGAATCAAGTGCTTGCATCTTGTGCTGGTAACGCAGTTGAAGTGAAAGAGGCTATCGATTTCCTCACGGGGAAATATCGTAATCCACGTCTTTATGAAGTGACTATGGGTCTTTGCGCCGAAATGTTGCTATTAGGTGGCCTTGCCGCAAACGAAACTGAAGCGCGTGAGAAGTTAAACAGAGTATTGGATAATGGTAAAGCTGCTGAAATTTTTGGTCGCATGATCTCAGGTCTTGGTGGACCAGCTGATTTTGTTGAAAACCCAGGCTTATATCTACCTGAATCAAAAATTATTCGTCCGGTATACGCGGAGCAAACAGGTTTTGCAACGTCGATGGACACCCGTGAACTTGGTCTTGCTGTCGTGACCTTAGGTGGTGGACGCCGCAAACCAGGTGATGCTCTTGATTATAGTGTTGGTCTGACTCAAGTTTGTGCGCTAGGTGATGAAATATCACAAGATAAACCCATTGCCATGATACATGCTCAGACAGAAACAGCGTTCGCAGAAGCCGAAAGTGCGGTGAGAAAAGCGATTCATATTGGTGATACTCGTCCAGAGAAAACACCTGAGATTTATCGTTATATTCGCAGCGAAGATCTGTAA
- the deoC gene encoding deoxyribose-phosphate aldolase, producing the protein MSDLKKAAQKAIELMDLTTLNDDDTDQKVIELCHKAKTPAGNTAAICIYPRFIPIARKTLNDMGCEDVKIATVTNFPHGNDDIAIAVLETRAAVAYGADEVDVVFPYRSLMEGNETLGFELVKACKEACGEDAILKVIIESGVLQDPALIRKASELSIDAGADFIKTSTGKVPVNATLEAAEIMMTVISEKNPKVGFKPAGGVKDAAAAAEFLGVASRLLGDDWATPATFRFGASSLLVNLLHTLELGEEVKGQQGY; encoded by the coding sequence ATGAGCGATTTAAAAAAAGCAGCACAAAAAGCCATTGAACTGATGGATCTTACGACGTTAAATGATGACGATACAGATCAAAAAGTGATCGAACTTTGTCATAAAGCTAAGACCCCAGCGGGTAACACTGCCGCTATCTGTATCTATCCAAGATTTATCCCAATAGCGCGTAAAACCCTAAATGATATGGGTTGTGAAGATGTCAAAATCGCCACAGTAACCAACTTCCCCCATGGGAATGATGATATTGCGATCGCAGTATTAGAGACCCGTGCTGCAGTTGCTTATGGCGCTGATGAAGTTGACGTCGTTTTCCCATACCGCTCATTGATGGAAGGCAATGAAACGCTAGGTTTTGAACTCGTTAAGGCGTGTAAAGAAGCCTGTGGTGAAGATGCGATCCTGAAGGTGATCATTGAGTCTGGTGTATTGCAAGACCCAGCGCTTATTCGTAAGGCCTCTGAGTTGTCTATCGATGCGGGTGCTGATTTCATCAAAACATCAACGGGTAAAGTGCCAGTCAATGCGACACTTGAAGCGGCTGAAATCATGATGACAGTGATCAGTGAAAAGAATCCTAAAGTGGGCTTTAAGCCTGCTGGCGGCGTAAAAGACGCTGCTGCAGCGGCTGAGTTTTTAGGTGTTGCTAGTCGCCTATTAGGTGATGATTGGGCGACGCCTGCGACCTTCCGTTTTGGTGCTTCAAGTTTACTGGTTAATTTGCTGCACACCTTAGAGTTAGGTGAAGAAGTTAAAGGTCAGCAGGGATACTAG
- a CDS encoding nucleoside-specific channel-forming Tsx family protein: MKNVKTLALAATAVAAMSAPTFAADRTDLRSGDYSWMQFNAMYAVNELPRDGSTDGGHDYMEMEFGGRAGIVDLYGYVDVFNVTNRDYGDKGAGKGASKIFMKFAPRFSIDAMTGMDLSVGPIQEVFFSTLFNWDGSVGEGVNSTFWGVGADVMVPWLGKTGMNLYGYYDLNEKEWNGYQFSMNWFKPVINFDNGTFVSFQGYVDYQFGADAVDDAFVPKTSSGGAAYFGLHWHTDNYALGYGLKAYQDVYLVKDDGGSVGLESTGFAHYFTATYKF, encoded by the coding sequence ATGAAAAACGTTAAAACTTTAGCACTAGCAGCAACTGCTGTAGCAGCTATGTCTGCACCTACTTTTGCTGCAGATCGTACAGACCTACGTTCTGGCGATTACAGCTGGATGCAGTTCAACGCAATGTACGCTGTAAACGAACTTCCACGTGATGGTTCGACTGACGGCGGCCATGATTACATGGAAATGGAATTTGGCGGTCGCGCTGGCATCGTTGATCTTTATGGTTATGTTGATGTGTTCAACGTGACTAACCGTGACTACGGTGACAAAGGCGCAGGTAAAGGCGCAAGCAAGATATTCATGAAGTTTGCGCCACGCTTCTCTATCGATGCAATGACCGGTATGGATCTTTCTGTTGGTCCTATCCAAGAAGTTTTCTTCTCGACTTTATTCAACTGGGATGGAAGTGTTGGCGAAGGTGTTAACTCTACATTCTGGGGTGTAGGTGCCGATGTAATGGTGCCATGGTTGGGTAAGACAGGTATGAACCTGTACGGTTACTATGACCTGAACGAGAAAGAGTGGAACGGTTACCAGTTCTCTATGAACTGGTTCAAGCCAGTGATTAATTTCGACAACGGTACCTTTGTTTCTTTCCAAGGCTATGTAGATTACCAGTTTGGTGCTGATGCAGTTGATGATGCGTTTGTTCCTAAAACATCTAGCGGCGGTGCGGCTTACTTCGGTCTACATTGGCATACAGATAACTATGCGCTTGGTTATGGTCTAAAAGCATACCAAGATGTGTATCTAGTTAAAGATGATGGCGGTAGTGTTGGTCTAGAATCAACTGGTTTCGCACATTACTTCACAGCAACTTACAAGTTCTAA
- a CDS encoding NupC/NupG family nucleoside CNT transporter, which yields MDILMSLVGVVTLLAIAFALSNNKKAINKRTVFGALAIQAAFGGFVLYVPIGKDILQTASDAVSSVIGYAQSGIGFLFGDLANFKVGFIFAINVLPIIVFFSSLIAVLYYLGIMQWIIRIIGGALQKALGTSRTESMSATANIFVGQTEAPLVIRPFIPTMTNSELFAVMVGGLASIAGSVMAGYAQMGVPIEYLVAASFMAAPGGLLMAKLMHPETEEAKNDMSDLPEDPDKPANVLDAAAAGASSGMHLALNVGAMLLAFVGLIAMVNGIIGGLGGFIGMEGLTLELILGYIFMPLAFLIGVPWNEALVAGSFIGQKIVVNEFVAYLNFAPYLKDVADGGMLVAETGVAMSDRTKAIISFALCGFANLSSIAILLGGLGSMAPTRRHDLAKLGIRAVIAGSLANLMSATLAGLFLAL from the coding sequence ATGGATATTTTAATGAGTTTAGTAGGGGTGGTTACCTTACTAGCGATAGCGTTCGCGCTATCTAATAATAAAAAAGCAATTAATAAGCGTACTGTATTCGGTGCGCTAGCAATTCAAGCCGCTTTCGGTGGTTTCGTTTTGTATGTACCAATTGGTAAAGATATACTTCAGACCGCATCTGATGCCGTATCAAGCGTTATTGGTTATGCTCAAAGCGGTATTGGTTTCTTGTTTGGCGATTTGGCTAACTTTAAAGTTGGTTTTATTTTTGCCATTAACGTTCTACCAATTATCGTATTCTTCTCTTCTCTAATTGCAGTACTTTACTACCTTGGCATCATGCAGTGGATCATCCGTATTATCGGTGGCGCACTTCAAAAAGCACTAGGCACAAGTCGTACTGAGTCAATGTCTGCAACAGCAAACATCTTCGTTGGTCAAACTGAAGCACCACTTGTGATTCGTCCGTTTATCCCGACGATGACTAACTCTGAACTATTTGCCGTCATGGTAGGTGGATTAGCGTCTATTGCTGGTTCAGTAATGGCTGGTTACGCACAGATGGGTGTACCTATCGAATATCTCGTTGCCGCTTCATTCATGGCAGCACCAGGTGGTCTATTAATGGCTAAACTGATGCACCCTGAGACTGAAGAAGCTAAAAACGACATGAGCGATCTTCCTGAAGATCCTGATAAGCCTGCTAACGTGCTTGATGCTGCAGCTGCAGGTGCTTCATCAGGTATGCACTTAGCGCTTAACGTTGGTGCAATGCTACTCGCATTTGTTGGCCTTATCGCCATGGTTAACGGTATTATCGGTGGCCTAGGTGGCTTTATCGGTATGGAAGGCCTAACACTAGAATTAATTCTAGGTTATATCTTTATGCCACTCGCATTCCTTATCGGTGTCCCTTGGAACGAAGCGCTTGTTGCTGGTTCTTTCATCGGTCAGAAGATAGTTGTTAACGAATTCGTTGCCTACCTAAACTTCGCTCCGTACCTAAAAGATGTTGCCGATGGCGGTATGCTTGTTGCTGAAACTGGCGTAGCTATGTCTGATAGAACGAAAGCTATCATCTCATTTGCATTGTGTGGTTTTGCTAACCTATCTTCAATTGCGATTCTATTGGGTGGTCTAGGTTCTATGGCTCCTACACGTCGCCATGATCTAGCTAAGCTTGGTATCCGCGCGGTTATCGCAGGTTCGCTTGCAAACTTGATGAGTGCAACGCTAGCGGGTCTATTCTTAGCGCTTTAA
- a CDS encoding TatD family hydrolase yields the protein MPEVTKPVHLLKIIDSHAHLDFAEFDVDRDEIFKSMKRLGIQTAIIPGVSPAHWDKQRQIAAQYACPYALGIHPWFCDEHSSNALADLDKRINDSVQDPRFIAIGECGLDKLHKSDWEVQVKVLEHQLMLAESLNLPVILHVVKAHNEIMPLLKRYKLAKRGVIHGFYGSVELANEYIKLGYKLGIGGLILNNDTRKLKACVTNISLDSIIIETDSPAMSPKNALVKRNTPHILPLIIDEIAKLQNKSSVLVTERMFNNVTQLFDL from the coding sequence ATGCCTGAGGTAACCAAGCCTGTTCACCTGTTAAAAATCATCGACAGTCATGCTCATCTGGACTTTGCTGAGTTCGATGTAGATCGCGACGAGATTTTTAAATCGATGAAGCGACTTGGTATTCAAACCGCTATTATTCCAGGAGTGTCCCCTGCTCATTGGGATAAACAACGCCAAATAGCGGCTCAATATGCCTGCCCTTATGCATTGGGGATCCACCCTTGGTTTTGCGACGAACATTCCTCAAATGCGCTTGCTGATCTGGATAAGCGGATTAATGACAGCGTTCAAGATCCTCGATTTATAGCCATCGGAGAGTGTGGCTTAGATAAGTTGCATAAGAGTGATTGGGAGGTACAGGTAAAGGTGCTTGAGCATCAATTGATGCTGGCTGAGTCACTAAATTTGCCAGTGATTTTACATGTCGTTAAGGCTCATAATGAGATTATGCCACTTTTAAAACGCTATAAATTGGCTAAGAGAGGAGTTATACATGGATTTTATGGTTCGGTTGAACTTGCAAACGAGTATATTAAATTAGGCTATAAACTCGGGATCGGCGGTTTAATACTGAACAATGACACGAGAAAGCTCAAAGCTTGCGTGACAAATATTTCTCTAGATTCAATCATAATTGAAACCGATTCACCTGCTATGTCTCCTAAAAATGCCCTCGTAAAACGTAATACACCTCACATTTTACCGTTAATTATTGATGAAATTGCAAAATTGCAAAATAAATCGAGTGTTCTGGTTACAGAACGAATGTTTAATAATGTAACGCAACTCTTTGACCTTTAA
- the prfC gene encoding peptide chain release factor 3 → MSGYKVEVDKRRTFAIISHPDAGKTTITEKVLLFGNALQKAGTVKGKKSGQHAKSDWMEMEKERGISITTSVMQFPYGGALVNLLDTPGHEDFSEDTYRTLTAVDSCLMVIDSAKGVEQRTIKLMEVTRLRDTPIVTFMNKLDRDIRDPVELMDEVEEVLNIACAPITWPISSGKEFKGVYHLLRDEVILYQSGQGHTIQNSRIIKGLNNPELDEAIGAYAAEVREELELVLGASNKFDLEMFLAGELTPVFFGTALGNFGVDHILDGIIEWAPKPQPRATEVRDILPEDEKFSGFVFKIQANMDPKHRDRVAFMRVCSGRYEQGMKMHHVRLGKDVNVSDALTFMAGDRNRAELAYPGDIIGLHNHGTMRIGDTFTQGEKFRFTGIPNFAPEMFRRIRLKDPLKQKQLLKGLVQLSEEGAVQVFRPIDSNDLIVGAVGVLQFEVVVGRLKSEYKVEAIYEGINVATARWVYCDDERKLEDFRRKCSNNLALDGGDNLTYIAPTMVNLNLSMERYPDIQFAKTREN, encoded by the coding sequence ATGTCAGGCTATAAAGTTGAGGTCGACAAGCGTCGTACTTTCGCCATTATCTCTCACCCCGATGCGGGTAAGACCACCATTACCGAGAAGGTACTTTTATTCGGCAACGCATTACAAAAGGCGGGCACAGTAAAAGGCAAAAAGTCTGGACAGCATGCGAAGTCTGATTGGATGGAGATGGAAAAAGAGCGTGGTATTTCGATCACGACCTCTGTGATGCAATTTCCTTACGGCGGCGCTTTGGTGAATCTACTCGATACTCCGGGTCACGAAGACTTCTCTGAAGATACTTACCGTACGCTTACCGCGGTTGATTCCTGTTTAATGGTGATCGATTCAGCCAAGGGTGTTGAGCAACGTACCATTAAATTAATGGAAGTTACTCGTCTGCGTGATACGCCTATTGTGACTTTTATGAACAAGCTGGATCGTGATATTCGTGATCCGGTAGAGCTGATGGATGAAGTTGAAGAGGTGCTTAACATCGCTTGTGCTCCGATCACTTGGCCCATCAGTTCAGGTAAAGAGTTTAAAGGTGTATATCACCTGTTGCGTGATGAAGTGATCCTTTATCAGAGTGGCCAAGGTCACACTATTCAAAACTCTAGAATCATTAAAGGGTTGAATAATCCCGAGCTAGACGAAGCTATCGGTGCATATGCTGCTGAGGTTCGTGAAGAACTCGAACTTGTTCTTGGTGCCTCTAACAAGTTTGATCTTGAGATGTTTCTGGCCGGTGAATTGACTCCTGTGTTTTTTGGTACTGCTTTAGGTAACTTTGGTGTTGATCATATTCTTGATGGTATTATCGAATGGGCTCCTAAGCCACAGCCTCGTGCGACAGAAGTAAGAGATATTCTTCCTGAAGATGAAAAGTTCAGTGGTTTTGTGTTTAAAATCCAAGCTAACATGGATCCAAAACACAGAGACAGAGTCGCGTTTATGCGTGTTTGCTCGGGTCGTTATGAGCAGGGTATGAAGATGCACCACGTACGCCTTGGTAAGGATGTAAACGTGAGTGATGCGTTGACCTTTATGGCTGGCGATCGTAATCGTGCTGAACTTGCCTACCCAGGTGATATTATTGGCTTACATAATCACGGCACTATGCGTATTGGTGATACTTTTACTCAAGGTGAGAAGTTTCGTTTTACCGGTATTCCAAACTTTGCACCTGAGATGTTCCGCCGCATTCGTTTAAAAGATCCATTAAAACAGAAACAACTCCTTAAAGGACTAGTACAGCTTTCCGAAGAGGGCGCTGTTCAGGTATTCAGACCGATAGACTCTAATGATCTGATCGTTGGTGCTGTAGGTGTCTTGCAGTTTGAAGTGGTTGTTGGCCGCTTGAAGAGCGAGTATAAAGTTGAAGCTATCTATGAAGGGATCAACGTAGCAACAGCGCGTTGGGTCTATTGTGATGATGAGCGTAAGCTTGAAGATTTCCGCCGTAAGTGCAGTAATAACTTGGCACTGGATGGTGGTGATAACTTGACTTACATCGCTCCAACTATGGTGAATTTGAATCTGTCGATGGAACGTTACCCCGACATTCAATTTGCTAAGACGCGTGAAAATTAA